GTCATCATGGATGATGATGGGAACGCCGTCCGACGACAGATGCACGTCGCATTCGATGGCATAGCCACGTTCGGCCGCGGCTGCGAAGGCGGAAAGCGTGTTTTCCCAGCGCGTCTTGTTCATGTCGTGAAAGCCGCGATGGGCAACGGGCCGGGCGATCAGCCAGGAGAGGTCGGTCATGTCAGGCCTTCGCTCACTCGACTTCGAAGATTGCTTCGATTTCCACCGCGGCGTTAAGCGGCAGCGAGGCGGTGCCGACAGCGGAGCGGGCATGCTTGCCGCGCTCGCCAAGGGCGGCGACCAGGAAATCGGAGGCGCCGTTGGCAACCAGATGCTGCTCGACAAAGTCAGCGGCGGAGGCGACGAAGACGGTGATCTTCACCAGCCTGCGGATCTTCTCAAGATCACCGAGGGCGGCCTTGGCCTGGGCCAGAATGTTGATCGCGCAGTATTTTGCCGCGTCCTTGCCGGTAGCGGTGTCGACGTCGCGGCCGAGCAGCCCGGTCGCCTGCAGCTTGCCGTCCTTGAGCGGCAACTGTCCGGCGGTGAACAGCAGGTGGCCGGTCCTGCAATAGGGCACGTAGTTGGCCGCGGGCGCGGCCGCGACAGGAAGCGTCACGCCGAGATCGCTTAGCCGCTTTTCGATTGTTTCACTCATTGCTTTTCCCTATTGCTGGAAGGCGCCGCGCTGGCCGGGCCGAAATTGCTATTTTTGCCTCGCTTCCGCCACGACTTTTTTTAAGCTGGACCATCTTTCCCTGCGGCCTGCCACCAGCCGCGACGATCGGAGTACCCCATGCGCGCAACGCGCCTCGCATTCAACGCCGTTTTTTTGTCGGCGGTCTTCTCGATGGGCCCCGCCTTTGCCGTGCCGGCGTTGCAGGCGCACCGCGCCGTGTACGACCTTACCCTCAACAAGGCCTCAGACCGCTCCGGCATTACAGGCATATCCGGGCGCATGGTCTATGAATTCAACGGTTCGGCTTGCGAAGGCTATACGGTTAAATTCCGTTTCGTCACCCAGATCGTCACCAACGACAACACCAGACTGACCGACCAGCAGACGACGACGTTCGAGGACGCCGAAGGCAAGACTTTTTCGTTCGTGACCAAATCCTTTGTCGACCAGAATCTCGACAAGGAGGTCAAGGGTATGGCCACGAAAAATGCCAAGGGGTTGAAAGTCGTTATCGACAAGCCCGAGAAGAACAGCCTGGAGCTAGCCACCACCCAGTTTCCGACCCAGCATCTGGTCGAACTGATCGGCAAGGCCGAGAAGGGCGAAAACTTCTACCAGACAAACCTGTTCGACGGTTCGGAAGATGCCAACAAGGTGATGACGACCACCGTCGTCGTCGGCAAGAAGACCGACGCCGACAAGGCCGATCCCGAGGCGCCGGCGCTGGCGAAGCTCGCCACCGACAAATACTGGCCGGTCGACATCGCCTATTTCGACGACAGCGCCCAGAACGGCGAAGAGGTGCCGGAATACCGGATCAGCTTCAAGCTGCACGAAAACGGCATCACCCGCGATCTCGTCATGGATTATGGCGATTTCTCGATGACCGGCAAACTGGTCAACCTGTCGCTGTTCGACCAGACAAAGCCCTGCCCGGTGTCGAAGTAGCAGCGCAATTGAGCTGGCCGCGGCGGGCTTGATGGCGGTCTATGTCGATGCGGCGATCTGGAAGTGGGCCGGTCATCTCTGGTGCCACCTCCTGGCTGATGATACCGACGAGTTGCATCGCTTTGCCGCCGAGCTCGGCATCAAGCGCTCGTCCTACCAGGGCCCGCCCAAGACATCGGCACCGCATTATGACATAACCGGCTTCGAGCGCGACCGGGCGGTGCGGCTCGGCGCCGTCGAATGCAGCCGCGAGCAGATCGTCGCAATCTTCCGGCGCGTGCGTGTGGCCAACGGAAAGGCCAAGTCATGACCCCAACGGCATTCCTGGCTTATTGCGCCGCGATTACGCTGGCCGCCGCGACGCCAGGTCCGGCGATGTTCGCGGTCATCACCAATGGTGTGTCGCGCGGTTTCCGTCGCGCCTTCATGGCCGGCGTCGGCGTCGCCGCCGGCGATGCCGTGCTGGTCACCCTCGCACTGCTCGGGCTGGTGGCGCTGGCCCAGACCTTCGAATGGGTCTTTCTTCTGCTGAAATATGCAGGCGCCGCCTATCTGATCTATCTCGGGATCCGGATGTGGCGTGCCGCAGCCGCGCAGCCGGATAAACCGCAGGTGGCTGAAGCAAGGTTGTCGCGATCGTTCCTGCTCGGCGCGTCCATTGCGCTCGGCAATCCAAAGGCGATCCTCTTTCACGCCTCGATCATGCCGCTGATCCTCAACCTCGATACGATGACCTTTTTCGATGGCCTGCTCGTGGTGGCCGTCGTCATCAGCGTCAATGTCGTTACCATGGGGATCTATGCCGCCCTGGCGGGCCGAGCATCGGGCTGGTTCACGACGCCCAGGCGCATGCGGCTGATGAACAGGTTCGCCGGCAGCGCCATGATCGGTACCGGAGCGCTGATTGCCGCACGCTGAGCGCTGAGGCGCCACAACGCTTGCGTTTGTCGCGCTTCCCCTCTATATGCCCGCTCATTCCACACACGGACTTTGGTGTCTGCCCGGGAGAAATCCGGCTGAAACCTCCGGTGGCGTTCGAGGACTGAGGTCCAAAAATGCCTGTGTCCGTGGAGGCTAACCGGAAAGGAAAATGAGAATGGCACTGCCTGATTTCAGCATGCGCCAGCTTTTGGAAGCTGGCATTCACTTCGGCCACCAGACCCATCGCTGGAACCCGAAGATGGCGCCCTACATTTATGGCGCCCGCAACAACATCCACATCATCGACCTGTCGCAGACGGTGCCGTTGCTGCACCAGGCGCTTAAGCAGGTTTCGGACACCGTCGCCAAGGGCGGCCGCGTGCTGTTCGTCGGCACCAAGCGCCAGGCGTCTGATATCGTCGCCGATGCGGCGCAGCGTTCGGCACAGTACTATGTCAATTCGCGTTGGCTCGGCGGCATGCTGACCAACTGGAAGACGATCTCGAACTCGATCCAGCGCCTGCGCAAGCTCGACGAGATGCTTGCCGGCGAGGCGCAAGGGTTGACCAAGAAGGAACGCCTGAACCTCGATCGCGAGCGCGAGAAGCTCGACAAGGCGCTGGGCGGCATCAAGGACATGGGCTCGACGCCCGACCTGATGTTCGTGATCGACACCAACAAGGAAGCGATCGCCATTCTCGAGGCCAAGCGCCTCGGCATTCCGGTCGTCGCGATCATCGATTCGAACTGCGACCCGGACAAGATCGACTTCCCGATCCCCGGCAATGACGACGCGGCCCGCGCCATCCAGCTTTATTGCGATCTGATCGCCAAGGCTGCGATCGACGGCATCGCCCGTCAGCAGGGCGCGCTCGGCGTCGACATCGGCGCTTCGGTTGAAGCCCCGGTCGAACCGGCGCTCGATCCGGCTCCGGCGTCGGAAGCTCCCAAAGCTTGATAGTCGAAGGCCGGTTGCGGCCTTCATCTTTCTCATATTTTGGCACGCTAAACAGACGCACCATCGAATGCCGATGGTGCGTCGGTGCATTTAAAACAAAGAGGCGACAATGAGCATTTCGGCTGCACAGGTCAAAGAACTCCGCGACTTGACCGGCGCGGGCATGATGGACTGCAAGGCGGCGTTGAACGAGACCAACGGCAACATGGAAGAGGCCGTCGACTGGCTGCGCAAGAAGGGTATCTCCAAGGCCGACAAGAAGGCCGGCCGTACCGCTGCCGAAGGCCTGATCGGCGTCGACAATGGGGTGCGCGAGGCTGCGGTCGTCGAGGTCAATTCCGAGACCGACTTCGTTGCCCGCAATGCCGCCTTCCAGGAAATCGTCGCCAACGTCGCCAAGGTGGCGCTTGCCTACGGCACGACCGAGGCGGTCGCGGCCGCCCAATATCCGGGTTCGGACAAGTCGGTCACCGACACGATCAAGGACGCGGTCGGCACCATCGGTGAGAACATGGGCTTCCGCCGCTCGGCCAAGCTCACCGTGCCGCATGGCGCGGTGGCGACCTATGTGCACAACGCGGTTGCCGACGGCCTCGGCAAGCTCGGCGTGCTGGTCGCGATCGAGACCACCGGCAATGAGCACGCCGCCAACGCCTTTGGCCGTCAGGTCGCCATGCATGTCGCTGCCACCAACCCGATGGCGCTGACGGCAGAGCAGATCGATCCGGCCGCGGTGGAACGTGAAAAGGCGATCTTCTCCGACCAGGCGCGCCAGTCGGGCAAGCCGGAGGCGATCATCGAGAAGATGGTCGAAGGCCGCCTGCGTAAGTTCTACGAGGAAGTCGTGCTCCTGAAGCAGGCCTTCGTGCTCAATCCCGACATCACCGTCGAGAAGGCGCTGAAGGATGCCGAGAAGGAAATCGGCGCCCCGGCCAAGATCACGGCCTATCTGCGCTTCGCGCTCGGCGAAGGCATCGAAAAGGAAGAGACGGATTTCGCGGCGGAAGTCGCGGCGGCGGTCAAGAAGTAAGCCGCTTACCGCCATATCCCGAAAGCGGTTTTCCGGCCTGGCGTCCGCAGGGATGTCAGGCCGATTTCTTGCGCGATGTCGATAAAGGCCCGCAGTTTCGGTGCCCGATATAGGCGGGGAGACAGACGATCACGGCGTGAAAGGGTGGCGCCAGCCGGACCGTGACCATGTCCTGCGCGATCATTTTCTGCTTCGGTTCACAGTCCAGGTCAGGGTCGCCGGAGGCGTCGTGACCGGCGACAAGCCTCTCTGCCATTCGCCGCCCGTGGTGGTCGAGGGCCGGGCCGCCAGCCTCAGCAGCACCTGATCCGGAAAGCCTGAAATTTTGCACAAGGGCGCGGCGTGACATCGCTGCGCCCTTCGTGTATCCGGTCAACCCGCCATGACAGAACCGCCGGGTGAAGCAAGGGCCTTTCGCCTCCAGAACCTGCCGCGCCGAGATTTTCGAGGAACCAGATGACGGTGAAGCCCCTCTACCGACGTGTCTTGCTGAAAGCCTCGGGTGAAGCGTTGATGGGCGAGCAGCATTTCGGCATCGACGTTTCGGTCGTGGATCGCATTGCCGCCGACATCGCGGAGGCCCGCGCGCTGGGCATCGAAGTCGGTGTCGTCATCGGCGGCGGCAATATCTTTCGAGGTGTGGCCGTCGCCTCCAAGGGCGGAGATCGCGTCACCGGCGATCACATGGGCATGCTGGCCACGGTCATCAACTCGCTGGCGCTGCGCACGTCGCTGAACAAGATCGGTGTCGACGCCGTCGTGCTGTCCGCGATCGCCATGCCCGAGCTGTGCGAGAGCTTTTCGCAGCGCCAGGCGACCGCCTACATGAATCAGGGCAAGGTGGTGATCTTCGCCGGTGGCACCGGCAATCCGTTCTTCACCACTGATTCGGCCGCGGCACTTCGCGCCGCCGAAATCGGTGCCGATGCACTGTTCAAGGGCACGCAGGTCGATGGTGTCTATTCGGCAGATCCGAAAAAGGACCCGAATGCGACGCGTTTCGAGCGCATCAGTCACGCTGAAGTCATAAAGCGCGGCCTTTCCATCATGGATACGGCTGCGATTGCACTTGCGCGCGAAAACAACATTCCGATAATCGTCTATTCGATCCACGAAAAAGGTGGTTTCGGCGATATTCTGAGGGGCGGCGGCCGCTGCACGGTCGTCGCGGATGATTGATCCGGGCCTGATCCCTAAAAAGGGAAACCGGCTTTTCGAGAATCAGGCTCGCACATGGGGCGTTGCCCCGAAGCAGTGAACCCGCGGCAGACGGGTCGAGGAGACTAAGATGAGTGGTGAGTACGACGACCTCAAGAGGCGCATGGATGGGGCGATCGCCGCGTTTAAGCATGATCTGGCTTCGCTGCGGACCGGTCGCGCCTCCAGCAATCTGCTCGATGCTATCCAGGTTCAGGCCTACGGCACCACCATGCCGATCAATCAGGTGGCCAACGTCACCGTGCCGGAACCACGTATGATCTCGGTGTCCATCTGGGACAAATCGATGGTCGGCGCGGTCGACCGCGCCATCCGTGAATCCAATCTGGGCTTCAACCCGATCGTCGACGGCACCAATCTCAGGATTCCGCTGCCGGAGCTCAACGAACAGCGCCGCAAGGAACTGGTCAAGATCTCGCATGGCTATGCCGAGAACGCCCGCGTCGCTGCACGCCATGTGCGCCGCGACGGCATGGACTTCCTGAAGAAGGCCGAGAAGGACGGCGCGATCAGCGAGGACGATCATCGCAAGCGTTCGGATCAGGTCCAGAAGCTTACCGACGAAACGATCAGCACCATCGATCATCTGCTTTCCGACAAGGAAGCTGAAATCATGCAGGTTTAGGGTTGGGCTTCGGCTGACCCGAAAGCGAGATCATGACAACGCCCGCGCATGTCGCGATCATCATGGATGGAAATGGACGCTGGGCCAAGGCGCGCGGCATGCCGAGGCTCGCGGGTCATCGCGCCGGCGTCGAGGCGCTACGCAAGACGGTGCGCGCGGCACCGGCTCTCGGCATCTCATTCCTGACCGTCTATGCCTTCTCGTCGGAGAACTGGTCGCGGCCCAAGTCCGAAGTCAGTGACCTGATGGGGTTGTTGAAACTGTTCATCCGCCGGGATCTGGCCGAACTGCACCAGAGCGGCGTGCGGGTCAGGATCATCGGCGACAGGGCAGGGCTGCAGCCGGACATAAGAGGCCTGCTCGAAGAGGCCGAATCGCTGACAATCCGGAACACGTCGCTGACGCTGGTCATCGCCTTCAACTATGGCGGTCGCGATGAGATCGTGCGCACGGCGCGCAAGCTCGCCGAAGCCGTCGGGCGGGGTGAGTTGGACAGCGAGGCGATCACCGCCGACAGCTTTGCCGCCTCTCTCGACACACAGGGCATCCCCGATCCCGAACTGGTCATCCGCACCAGCGGCGAGCTTCGCCTTTCCAACTTCCTCCTATGGCAGGCTGCCTATAGCGAGCTCGTCTTCCTGCCGTGCTACTGGCCGGACTTCAGCCGCGAACACCTGGCAGAAGCCCTGCGCGAATTTGCCGGCCGCGAACGCCGTTTCGGCGGACTGGACCCGCAAGACGTCGCATCGCGACCGGCCGCGGGATGAGCAATCTTCAGCTCCGCGTCATTTCAGCGGTCGTGCTTGCCATCGTTGCCCTTGGCCTGACCTGGCTGGGTGGCCTGCCTTTCCGGCTGCTGTGTGCCGTCATGTCGGCGATGATCTTTTACGAGTGGACGCGCATGTCGCGGCCCGCTGGGGCCAAGCGGCTCGGCTTCCTGCCCGAGATGCTGACCGTCGTTTTCATCGGTGCCTTGATTGCCGGCCTTCCCGCATTCTGGCTGCTGTCCCTCGTCTTGTTTCTGATTGCGGTGACAGCCATTGCCGCTCTGGTTCGCGAGACCGGGCAGTGGGAGGCGAGCGGCCTTGCCTATGCCAGCGTGTCCGGCCTGTCGCTTGCCTTGTTGCGCGATGGCGATCATTCAGGTCTTGTCGCCATCCTGTTCCTGTTCGCGGTCGTCTGGGCGACCGACATTTTTGCCTATTTCGTCGGGCGCGCCGTCGGCGGTCCGAAATTGGCGCCGTCGATATCACCCGGCAAGACGCGCAGCGGCGCGCTTGGCGGCGCGGTTGGCGGTGTTGTCGCCGGGCTCATTCTGGCCGCTATTGCCGGTGGCGGCAATCTGGCCTTGCTCGGCGTGGTGGCGCTCGTGCTTTCGATTGTCGCCCAGGCCGGCGACCTATTCGAATCCTGGGTCAAACGGCGTCACGGCAGCAAGGATTCGGGCGTGCTCATTCCAGGCCATGGCGGCGTCATGGACCGCGTCGACGGGCTTGTCGCGGCGGCTCTCGCCCTATACGTCATCGGCTGGATGGCGGCGGGCGCCGATCATCCGGCGCAGGGGCTGTTTCCCATTTGACCTTGTCGTTTCACGATCTGGTGCGGATACGCCTTGGATTCGCCTGGATTGATGTCACAGTCACGCCTCAACGGCGGAAGAATTTTGAGGGCATGACTTGAACGGGATTCTTCACGCGATTTTCAGTACGGAAGGTTTCTTCCTCGGCACGCTCGTGCCGTTTCTCTTCGTGCTCACCGTGGTGGTGTTCGTCCACGAAATGGGCCACTACCTTGTCGGCCGCTGGTGCGGCATTGGCGTCAGGGCCTTTTCGATCGGCTTCGGTCCCGAACTCATAGGCTTCAACGACAGGCACGGCACGCGCTGGAAGCTTTGCGCCATACCGTTTGGCGGCTATGTCAAATTTGTCGGCGACATGAGCGCCACCTCCAGCCAGCCGACATCGCAAGAACTCGAAACACTGACCGACGAGGAGCGCAAGGTTGCCTTCCACACCCAGGCGATCTGGAAGCGCGCGGCGACGGTGGCGGCCGGGCCTCTGTTCAATTTCCTGCTGACGATCGTCGTCTTTGCCGTGCTGTTTGCCGCTTATGGCCGTTATGTCGCGGAGCCCATGGTGGCTGAAGTTACCGCCGACAGTCCGGCGGCGAAGGCCGGCATCATGCCCGGCGACCGATTCGTCAGCGTTGATGGCAGCAAGGTCGAGACCTTCGGCGACGTGCAGCGGCTGGTCTCGGGCCGTGCCGGCGACACCATCACCTTCGTCATGCTGCGCGACGGCAAGGAAGTCACGGTGACCGCGACCCCGAAGTTGATGGAGCAGGAAGACGCGCTCGGCAACAAGATCAAGGTTGCGGTGATCGGCGTCGTCAACAACAAGGAACTCGGCCAGCCCCGTCTCATCACCTACACCCCGGTGGGAGCGGTTGCGGCGGCAGTCGAGGAAACAGGCCATGTCATCGAGCGCACGGGCCAGTTTTTGCAGCGCTTCGCCGTCGGACGCGAGGACAAGTGTCAATTGGGTGGTCCCGTCAAGATCGCCGACATGGCCGGCAGGGCGGCCAAGCTGGGTTTCGAGTGGCTGGTGCAGCTTGTCGCGCTGCTGTCCGTCGGGATAGGCATTCTAAACCTTTTGCCGATTCCCCCCCTCGACGGAGGCCATCTCTTGTTCTACGGGGTGGAGGCCGTCATCCGCCGGCCGGTGTCGGAACGGATGATGGAAATGGCCTATCGGGCCGGTCTGCTTCTGGTCTTGTGCTTCATGGGTTTCGTATTCTGGAACGATCTGTTTGGGTGCTGAAATCATGAAGAAATTTGGCTTTGGCATGGTCGATGTTGAGACGCCGTTTACCATGCACGGGGATATGAGTGACGCGAAAGCCACGCAGCAGGGTTAAGTAAATACAAATTAACCAGAAGCCTTGCGTGTAGGGAAAATCCGGTTAATACGGTAGGGGAAATTACCGCACGTCCGGTTTTCTCGCCGTGGGGACTACGAGAAAAGGTTATTAAGCCCGATGAAGGCAGCATCCAAGTTTTTGAACGCCGCGTCAGCGGCGGCACTGTCCGCCGCTTTGGTTGTGCCAGGCGCGCTCGCAGTGCAATTCGTTGCCACATCGGCGGCTGAAGCCGCTGTCGTCAGCAGGGTGGAGGTCAGCGGCAACCAGCGTGTCGACGCCGATACGATTCGCAATTACATCACCATCAAGCCGGGCAAGGCCTTCTCGAGTTCCGACATCGACGCCGCGGTCAAGGCGCTGTTCGGCACCGGGCTATTCTCGGACGTGCGGATCAACCAAGTCGGCTCGACACTGGTGGTCAAGGTTTCCGAATACAAGGTCGTCAACCAGGTGCTGTTCCAGGGCAACAAGAAGCTCAAGGACAATGCACTCCAGGCCGCGGTCCAACTGAAGCCGCGCGGCACCTTCTCGCAGGCGACGCTGGATTCGGACGTCGAGGCGGTCAAGGCCGCCTACAGGCGCATCGGCCGTGACGATGCCGGCGTGACCACGCAGGTCATGGAGCTCGGCGACAACCGCGTGAACGTGGTGTTCCACATCACCGAAGGCGACCGCACGCAGATCGCGGCGATCAATTTTGTCGGCAATAGCGCTTATTCGAGCCGCCGCCTGTCGGACGTAATCAACACCAAGCGCTCGTCCTGGGTTTCGTTCATCCTGCGTGACGACGTTTATGACGAGGACAAGCTGCGCGCCGACCAGGAACTGCTGCGCCGCTTCTATTACAATCACGGCTATGCCGATTTTCAGGTCGTGTCCGCTGTCGGCGAACTCGACAGCGCGACGAACAAGTACACGGTTACTATCACCGTCCAGGAAGGCGAGCGTTACACGTTCGGCGATATCAGCGTCGAAAGCACCATCCCGGAAGTGGACTCGAAGGCGCTTGAATCGGTGGTCGAGACCCACAAGGGCGATGTCTACAACGCCAAGGACGTCGAAGACACCATCGTAGCGCTTACCGAGAAGGTGGCCGGTTCGGGCTATGCCTTCGCGCAGGTGACGCCACGCGGCGATCGCAACTTCGAGAACCATACGATTTCGGTCGTTTATACGATCGACCAAGGGACCAAGGCCTATATCGAGCGCATCGAAATCCGCGGCAACGATCGCACGCGCGACTATGTCATTCGCCGCGAGTTTGACGTCAGCGAAGGCGATGCGTTCAACCAGGTACTCATCCAGCGGGCGAAGAAGCGCCTGGAAGACCTGAATTATTTTGACAAAGTCGAGATCTCGACGGTGCCCGGCTCGCAGCCCGACCAGGTCGTGCTGGTGGTCGACGTGGTCGAGAAATCGACGGGCGAATTCTCGGTTGGCGCCGGTTATTCCACCGGCGGTGACACGGCCGGCCCGTCGGTCGAAGGATCGATCACCGAGCGCAACTTCCTCGGCCGTGGCCAGTACATCAAGCTATCGGCGGGTGGCGGCAGGCATTCGCGCGACTACAGCCTCTCGTTCACCGAGCCGTATTTCCTCGGGCGGCGCATCGCCGCCGGCTTCGACATCTACAAGTCGACGCGGCAATACAACGGCAATTACGACAGCGACACCACGGGTGCGACCGTGCGCTTCGGCCTGCCGATCACCAACAGCATTACGACCCAGCTGGCCTACAACATCTCGCAAGAGAAATATTCGGTGGATGACAGTTGCGGTCCCACCAGTCCAGGAGATCCCAGCGGCACCTGTAACATTTCCCAGGCCGTTCTGGATGGCATTGAGCAAAGCCCCTGGATCAAGTCGTCGGTCAGCCTGGGGCTGGTCTACAACACCATCGACGACATGAAGAACCCGCATGAGGGTATCTACGCCAACACGACGGTGGAGGTCGCGGGCCTTGGCGGCGATGCCAAGTTCGTGAAAGTAACGGGGCGTGGCAGCATCTACCAGACATTGTCAGAGCAGCTTGACCTTGTTGGTCTCATTTCTGGCGGCGCTGGTCATGTCGAGAGTTACGGCGGCGGCGATCTGCGCATTTTCGACCACTTCCAAAGCACCGATCGCATGATCCGGGGCTTCGCCTATGGCGGCATCGGGCCGGTCGCTTCCGGAACCAGCGGCGACCATGTAGGAGGGACGACCTACTTCAACGCGTCGACCGAGGCCCAGTTCCCGCTTCCGGTCATTCCCGAGAGCTTCGGCCTGCGTGGTGCAGTGTTTGCGGACGCGGCGACGCTTTATGGCAGCAAGCTCGCATCCGGCTTGGTCAATCCAGATTCTACTGGTATGAAATTGCGCGCTTCGGTGGGTGTCGGCCTGATGTGGGCTTCGCCGTTCGGCCCGATCCGTATCGACTATGCGATCCCGGTCAAGAAGGAAGCGACCGACGATGTGCAGGAATTCAACTTCGGCATATCGACCCGCTTCTGATCGGCGGCTAACGATGCTCCCGGATTTTTCGAATCCGGGAGAAATGTTCCGACCTAGCTGGATATAGCTTCTGGAATGACCGATCCGGTGTTCTTCGCGCCATCACGCCGGTATACGGCGGCCGAAGTCGCGAATCTGACCGGCTCGGTGCTTGTCGATTCCGGCCAATCCGACGTTTCGATCGAAGCACTGGCACCAGCCAGCGAGGGCGGAGCGAATGCGCTCGTCTTCGTGGACGGCAGGCGTAATTCTGCGCTGATGCCATCGCTGCGGGCCGCGGCGGTGCTATGTCCAGCCGAATTCGCCAACAAGGCGCCGGTCGGCATCGCTGTGCTGATCCACCCGCGACCGCAGCAGGCATTCGCGCTGGTCGGGCGACTGCTGTTCCCCACGGCCGCCACGCCAGGGCCGATGACCGGCGAAACCGGCGTTTCGCCGCATGCCCATGTCGATCCAACCGCGCATGTCGAAGCCGGCGTGATCATCGAGGCCGGCGCGGTCGTTGGGCCGGGCGTCTCGATCGGCAGCGGCACCGTGATCGCGCCCAACGCCGTCATCGGGCAGTCCTGCCAGATCGGACGTAACGGCTATGTTGGCCCGGGCGCGAGTATCCAATATGCGCTGATCGGCAACCGGGTCATCATCCATGGCGGGGCCAGGATCGGCCAGGATGGCTTTGGCTTCGTCGGCGGCGCCAAGGGGCCGGAACGTGTTCCCCAGATCGGTCGGGTGGTCATCCAGGACGATGTCGAGATCGGCTCCAATTCCACTGTCGATCGCGGCGCCATGTCGGATACGATTATCGGTCAGGGCACCAAGATCGACAATCTCGTGCAGATCGCCCATAACGTCCGCATTGGTCGCAATTGCATAGTCGCAGGGCTTTCAGGTATTTCCGGTTCCGTGGTCGTGGGTGACAATGTCACCATGGGCGGCGGCGTCGGACTTGCGGATCACCTGACCATCGGCACGGGAGCCAAGCTTGCCGCCAGAAGTGGATTTATGAGCAATGTTCCTGCCGGCGAGATATGGGGCGGCTATCCGGCGCAGCCGATGGCGGAAGCGATGCGAGAGATAGCCATGTTGCGCACGATGGCCAGGGCACGCAAGCAGGGCAAGGACAATGGCTGACATGGTGGCGGCGACGACGCTGGAAGCGGTCGACATAATGGGGCTGATGAAGCTTCTGCCGCATCGTTATCCATTCCTGATGATCGACCGCATTGTCGACATCGATGGCGATGAATCCGCCATCGGCATCAAGAACGTCACCATCAACGAGCCGCATTTTCAGGGCCATTTCCCCGAGCAGCCGGTGATGCCGGGCGTGCTGATTGTCGAGGCAATGGCGCAGACGGCCGGCGCCATCTGCATCCGCAGCCTTGGGGCGTCGAAGCCATCGCTGGTCTATTTCCTGACCATCGACAACGCCAAATTCCGCAAACCGGTCGTTCCCGGCGACCAGTTGAAGATCCACGTCAAGAAAATCAAGAAGCGCGGCAACCTGCTCAAATTCGCCTGTGAAGCCATGGTCGAGGGCACCAAGGCGGCCGAGGCCGAGATTTCAGCCATGATGGTCACCGGCGACTGACGATCGAATGCTTATGAAAATCATGACTTCAATCCATCCTTCCTCCGTCGTGGAGGAAGGCGCCCAGATTGGCCAGGGTGTGCGTATAGGGCCGTTTTGCCACGTCAGCGCCGAGGCCGTGATCGGTGACGGTGTCGAATTGGTCAGCCATGTCTCGGTGATGGGCGCGACCACCATCGGTTCCTCGACCAAGGTCTACCCGATGGCGATACTGGGTGGGCCACCGCAGAACACCAAGCACAAGGGCGGACGCACCACACTGGTCATCGGCGCGAACTGCACCATCCGCGAGGGCGTCACCATGCATGTCGGCACCGACACCAGCCGGGGCGAGACGACGGTGGGCGACAATGGCAATTTCCTCGCCTATGCCCATATCGCCCATGATTGCGTGGTCGGCAGCAACGCCACCTT
The genomic region above belongs to Mesorhizobium sp. B4-1-4 and contains:
- a CDS encoding RidA family protein codes for the protein MSETIEKRLSDLGVTLPVAAAPAANYVPYCRTGHLLFTAGQLPLKDGKLQATGLLGRDVDTATGKDAAKYCAINILAQAKAALGDLEKIRRLVKITVFVASAADFVEQHLVANGASDFLVAALGERGKHARSAVGTASLPLNAAVEIEAIFEVE
- a CDS encoding cell envelope integrity EipB family protein; translated protein: MRATRLAFNAVFLSAVFSMGPAFAVPALQAHRAVYDLTLNKASDRSGITGISGRMVYEFNGSACEGYTVKFRFVTQIVTNDNTRLTDQQTTTFEDAEGKTFSFVTKSFVDQNLDKEVKGMATKNAKGLKVVIDKPEKNSLELATTQFPTQHLVELIGKAEKGENFYQTNLFDGSEDANKVMTTTVVVGKKTDADKADPEAPALAKLATDKYWPVDIAYFDDSAQNGEEVPEYRISFKLHENGITRDLVMDYGDFSMTGKLVNLSLFDQTKPCPVSK
- a CDS encoding DUF4031 domain-containing protein; the encoded protein is MAVYVDAAIWKWAGHLWCHLLADDTDELHRFAAELGIKRSSYQGPPKTSAPHYDITGFERDRAVRLGAVECSREQIVAIFRRVRVANGKAKS
- a CDS encoding LysE family translocator, producing MTPTAFLAYCAAITLAAATPGPAMFAVITNGVSRGFRRAFMAGVGVAAGDAVLVTLALLGLVALAQTFEWVFLLLKYAGAAYLIYLGIRMWRAAAAQPDKPQVAEARLSRSFLLGASIALGNPKAILFHASIMPLILNLDTMTFFDGLLVVAVVISVNVVTMGIYAALAGRASGWFTTPRRMRLMNRFAGSAMIGTGALIAAR
- the rpsB gene encoding 30S ribosomal protein S2; the protein is MALPDFSMRQLLEAGIHFGHQTHRWNPKMAPYIYGARNNIHIIDLSQTVPLLHQALKQVSDTVAKGGRVLFVGTKRQASDIVADAAQRSAQYYVNSRWLGGMLTNWKTISNSIQRLRKLDEMLAGEAQGLTKKERLNLDREREKLDKALGGIKDMGSTPDLMFVIDTNKEAIAILEAKRLGIPVVAIIDSNCDPDKIDFPIPGNDDAARAIQLYCDLIAKAAIDGIARQQGALGVDIGASVEAPVEPALDPAPASEAPKA
- the tsf gene encoding translation elongation factor Ts, whose product is MSISAAQVKELRDLTGAGMMDCKAALNETNGNMEEAVDWLRKKGISKADKKAGRTAAEGLIGVDNGVREAAVVEVNSETDFVARNAAFQEIVANVAKVALAYGTTEAVAAAQYPGSDKSVTDTIKDAVGTIGENMGFRRSAKLTVPHGAVATYVHNAVADGLGKLGVLVAIETTGNEHAANAFGRQVAMHVAATNPMALTAEQIDPAAVEREKAIFSDQARQSGKPEAIIEKMVEGRLRKFYEEVVLLKQAFVLNPDITVEKALKDAEKEIGAPAKITAYLRFALGEGIEKEETDFAAEVAAAVKK
- the pyrH gene encoding UMP kinase translates to MTVKPLYRRVLLKASGEALMGEQHFGIDVSVVDRIAADIAEARALGIEVGVVIGGGNIFRGVAVASKGGDRVTGDHMGMLATVINSLALRTSLNKIGVDAVVLSAIAMPELCESFSQRQATAYMNQGKVVIFAGGTGNPFFTTDSAAALRAAEIGADALFKGTQVDGVYSADPKKDPNATRFERISHAEVIKRGLSIMDTAAIALARENNIPIIVYSIHEKGGFGDILRGGGRCTVVADD
- the frr gene encoding ribosome recycling factor — its product is MSGEYDDLKRRMDGAIAAFKHDLASLRTGRASSNLLDAIQVQAYGTTMPINQVANVTVPEPRMISVSIWDKSMVGAVDRAIRESNLGFNPIVDGTNLRIPLPELNEQRRKELVKISHGYAENARVAARHVRRDGMDFLKKAEKDGAISEDDHRKRSDQVQKLTDETISTIDHLLSDKEAEIMQV